One window of Chamaesiphon minutus PCC 6605 genomic DNA carries:
- a CDS encoding phosphodiester glycosidase family protein, with amino-acid sequence MTIATENLTFNDNYARIHFDARPSGYILISIAEQFWNQIANSYGLNNLHHSQFWYLPQPSTMNYQRFYLIAIASIATHFYATFGFAKIALADSQPDLPIQTTKNTAPKNFVAQGTEIFLNGKTLNIPWGQWQVGNSVRLGISDTALDRQLGVELFNNSNYLTQPVDWYATDRARKISLTAKLSRQYRYLDITDIAKSSGWKWQISGNKLQLNTPATKVVDVRHDKIPKNGKITVILDRATPWKLSQTPTEGYLTIEAIADPKLLAQFNAPAPTVDANLDPDDDPTAQKLEYKVTSSKNQTIVQFPIVKGQRARAKLLSPTTLEVTINSNLAAIPDREIKWAPGLKWRQKWVKLGVNNFPVTYLEIDPRQQGIKIRPMLALEPNLVGTNHLIKFAPTTQVVAAINGGYFNRNNRMLLGALKRDGKWLSSPILNRGAIGWNDKGKIQIARVKMQETLTTSTGDRLQILTLNSAYVQAGLGRYTAAWGSTYAPMQANELIFTVQQDRVTQITPSNAIGSVIFEIPTNGYLLALRGQPELAGKLSIGTSLSLQRQITPPEFDTYSQIIAAGPWLVRSSQIVLDAQGENFGANFSKESAVRSAIANTANGNIILVAVHNRAGGKGPTLAEMAQLMQQMGVVDALNLDGGSSTSIYLGGQLIDRASATAARVHNAIGISLEP; translated from the coding sequence ATGACGATCGCCACAGAGAATCTCACCTTCAATGACAACTATGCCAGAATCCACTTCGATGCCCGACCTAGCGGTTATATCCTCATTTCAATCGCCGAACAATTTTGGAACCAGATTGCCAATAGCTACGGTCTGAATAATCTGCATCATTCACAATTCTGGTATCTACCCCAACCATCGACTATGAATTATCAGAGATTTTATCTCATCGCGATCGCTAGTATCGCGACTCACTTCTATGCCACATTCGGTTTTGCTAAAATCGCACTGGCAGATTCCCAGCCAGACTTACCAATTCAAACAACTAAAAATACAGCCCCCAAAAATTTTGTCGCGCAAGGTACGGAAATATTTCTCAATGGTAAAACGCTAAATATCCCGTGGGGGCAATGGCAAGTCGGTAATAGTGTGCGGCTGGGAATTAGCGATACCGCCCTCGATCGACAGTTAGGTGTAGAACTATTTAATAATAGCAATTATTTAACTCAACCAGTCGATTGGTATGCAACCGATCGAGCTAGGAAAATTAGTTTGACAGCCAAACTCAGTCGGCAATATCGGTATCTAGATATCACTGATATTGCTAAAAGTAGCGGTTGGAAATGGCAGATCTCCGGGAACAAGCTGCAACTCAATACTCCCGCGACTAAGGTAGTAGACGTTCGCCATGACAAGATCCCTAAAAATGGCAAAATTACCGTCATATTAGATCGAGCTACCCCCTGGAAACTCAGCCAAACACCCACCGAAGGCTACTTGACGATCGAAGCCATTGCCGACCCCAAATTACTCGCCCAGTTTAATGCACCAGCACCAACTGTCGATGCCAATCTCGATCCCGACGACGACCCCACCGCCCAGAAATTAGAATATAAAGTTACCAGTAGTAAAAATCAAACGATCGTCCAATTTCCGATCGTCAAAGGACAACGCGCGCGGGCAAAATTATTATCGCCCACTACTCTAGAAGTCACCATCAATTCTAATTTAGCCGCCATCCCCGATCGCGAAATCAAGTGGGCACCCGGACTCAAATGGCGACAGAAATGGGTAAAATTGGGCGTCAATAATTTTCCGGTCACCTATCTAGAAATCGATCCGCGCCAACAGGGTATCAAAATTAGACCGATGTTAGCTCTAGAGCCAAATTTAGTGGGTACCAATCATCTAATTAAATTCGCCCCTACCACCCAAGTCGTCGCCGCCATCAACGGGGGCTATTTCAATCGGAATAATCGAATGCTGCTCGGTGCCCTCAAACGGGATGGTAAATGGTTATCCAGTCCGATTTTAAATCGCGGCGCGATCGGCTGGAATGACAAAGGAAAAATCCAGATCGCCCGTGTAAAAATGCAGGAGACGTTAACTACATCTACAGGCGATCGATTGCAGATTCTGACGCTAAATAGTGCCTACGTACAGGCTGGATTAGGTCGTTATACAGCAGCCTGGGGGAGTACCTACGCGCCGATGCAAGCCAATGAACTGATTTTTACAGTCCAACAAGATCGTGTCACCCAAATTACCCCTAGCAACGCCATCGGTAGCGTCATCTTTGAAATCCCTACTAATGGTTATTTGCTGGCCTTGCGGGGGCAGCCAGAGCTAGCTGGGAAGCTATCCATTGGCACCAGCCTCAGCCTGCAACGTCAAATTACGCCACCAGAATTCGATACTTACTCCCAGATTATCGCTGCTGGTCCCTGGCTGGTACGATCGAGTCAAATCGTTCTCGACGCTCAGGGCGAAAATTTCGGCGCGAACTTTAGTAAAGAATCAGCAGTCCGCAGCGCGATCGCCAATACCGCCAACGGGAATATTATCCTTGTCGCCGTCCACAATCGCGCTGGCGGCAAAGGCCCCACTTTGGCCGAGATGGCTCAACTGATGCAGCAAATGGGTGTTGTAGACGCACTCAACCTCGATGGCGGTAGTTCTACGAGTATCTACCTCGGCGGACAATTAATCGATCGAGCATCCGCCACCGCCGCCCGCGTCCACAATGCGATCGGGATTTCGCTAGAACCCTAA
- a CDS encoding tetratricopeptide repeat-containing S1 family peptidase, giving the protein MSIWIRQWLTIGAIVGINIWLAPSASALSASEVGKIAKSVTVSIDSENSVGSGVVISKEGNIYTVLTAAHVVRDRQAQFKLTTPDGKNYPLTPTNIKATTDVDLAIVKFQSSTNYPIAKLGNVETVSEGTIVYVAGFPLATAAISASIYNFTEGKVTANANRPLAGGYSLVYSNNTLPGMSGGPVFNEAGETIAIHGKGDVQESNQASEINENIRIKTGFNLGIPTNTFMRLAGKLGVNFGGKPPIVVAANTPKTPQAVDFFLIGVDRFNRGNLGGSIEAMNEAIKLNPRYTKAYIARATANFMSKRIGAAISDVDLAIQSEPTSGLAYAGKCFFLSEFGKHGEALGACNRAVSLAPKSAMVYNVKGLVGLRLRNYSVAAADLERSIELDPKLYYAYNNLAIVRNAQRNTLAAINLARRAVQIAPKSPATRALLGQLLVANKDYRQGLMELNMALGWNPRMTEAYKARAVANRAIGNTAAAQLDDRLARQYALTSTEGFIDDISFLNQ; this is encoded by the coding sequence ATGTCTATCTGGATTCGGCAGTGGCTGACGATTGGTGCGATCGTCGGCATCAATATTTGGCTCGCGCCATCGGCGAGCGCGCTATCGGCAAGCGAAGTGGGTAAAATTGCCAAATCGGTGACAGTCTCGATCGATAGCGAGAATTCTGTCGGCTCTGGAGTAGTAATTAGCAAAGAAGGCAATATTTATACAGTACTAACGGCTGCACATGTGGTTCGCGATCGTCAAGCTCAATTTAAACTTACCACTCCAGATGGTAAAAATTATCCGTTAACTCCGACGAATATTAAAGCGACTACCGATGTGGATTTAGCGATCGTTAAGTTTCAAAGTTCGACTAATTATCCAATCGCTAAATTGGGCAATGTCGAGACAGTAAGTGAAGGCACGATCGTTTACGTTGCGGGTTTCCCACTAGCCACAGCCGCCATTAGCGCATCGATTTATAATTTTACTGAGGGGAAAGTTACGGCAAATGCCAACCGCCCATTAGCAGGTGGTTATTCGTTAGTTTATAGTAATAATACCCTACCCGGAATGAGTGGCGGGCCAGTATTTAATGAAGCTGGGGAAACGATCGCCATCCATGGCAAAGGCGATGTCCAAGAATCTAATCAAGCCTCCGAAATTAATGAGAATATTCGGATTAAAACTGGGTTTAATCTGGGCATTCCAACTAACACTTTTATGCGCTTGGCTGGTAAACTAGGTGTAAATTTTGGCGGCAAGCCCCCGATCGTCGTCGCTGCAAATACGCCCAAAACTCCGCAAGCTGTAGACTTTTTCTTGATCGGTGTCGATCGATTCAATCGTGGCAATCTCGGCGGCTCGATCGAGGCAATGAATGAAGCAATTAAGCTCAATCCTCGCTATACCAAGGCTTATATTGCTAGAGCTACCGCCAATTTTATGTCTAAACGGATCGGTGCGGCAATTTCCGATGTCGATTTGGCAATTCAGAGCGAGCCAACTTCGGGGCTGGCTTATGCTGGCAAATGTTTCTTCCTCAGTGAGTTTGGCAAACATGGCGAAGCTTTGGGTGCTTGCAATCGAGCGGTATCGCTGGCTCCGAAAAGTGCGATGGTTTACAATGTCAAAGGATTAGTAGGATTGCGACTGCGTAATTATAGTGTCGCCGCTGCCGATCTCGAACGATCGATCGAACTCGATCCAAAACTTTATTACGCTTACAATAATCTCGCGATCGTTCGTAACGCGCAACGCAATACCTTAGCCGCTATCAATCTGGCGCGTCGCGCCGTGCAAATTGCCCCCAAATCGCCCGCAACCCGCGCCCTATTGGGACAATTATTAGTAGCCAACAAGGACTATCGACAAGGCTTGATGGAACTCAATATGGCTTTGGGCTGGAATCCCCGGATGACAGAAGCTTACAAAGCTAGAGCCGTCGCCAATCGTGCCATCGGCAATACCGCAGCCGCCCAACTCGATGACAGGTTAGCTCGACAATACGCACTCACCAGCACTGAGGGGTTTATTGATGATATTAGTTTCTTGAATCAGTAA
- a CDS encoding heavy metal translocating P-type ATPase produces MTQASRFSFSDLVKNHGETVAAAGCAVLLLGGWLMLHFTVAGASLQVVGLCLLVLAYIIGGYGSAIDGLTTLWEDRELDVDLLMIVAALGAAGLGWWKQEYELIIDGAVLILIFAISGALEGYAMARTERSIRSLMSLTPDLARSIVSGVERETPIDRLQVGDILLVKPGELMPTDAIVIAGNSTVNQSAITGESLPVEKSIGDEVFGGTLNGNGVLTLKVHQPPASSLIQRIIALVRQAQTATPASQAFIEKFERGYAKIIVVAGVLLATLPPFIWHWDWETTIYRALIFLVVASPCALMAAIMPTLLSGIANGARQGILFKGGNTLEALGQIKAVAFDKTGTLTTGNLAVVEIIPIERATPEEILQLAAAVENGSEHPIGRAIVMATQARNLPFDTATEMMASPGLGITGMLWQQPISVGKARLMSAEIQSKIAIHHALVDDIAATGKTIVWVASGDRLCGAIALADTLRPEAVELVRRLQQMGIAQIMLTGDRVESANAIAQQVGITQVHADLLPEDKVNLIQQLQSKYQAVAMVGDGINDAPALAAATVGIAMGVAGSDVALETADVVLMTDSLDKLEQAIKLGRRTQRAIEQNITFALSFIVLLLVGNFMGNLNMPLGVLGHEGSTVLVTLSGLRLLR; encoded by the coding sequence ATGACCCAAGCATCGCGATTTTCTTTCTCAGATCTAGTCAAAAATCATGGTGAAACTGTTGCTGCCGCTGGCTGTGCAGTCCTATTACTCGGCGGCTGGCTGATGTTGCACTTTACCGTCGCGGGCGCGAGTTTGCAGGTGGTGGGATTGTGTCTGTTGGTGTTGGCATATATCATCGGCGGTTATGGGAGTGCGATCGATGGTTTGACAACTTTGTGGGAGGATCGAGAGTTGGATGTCGATCTGTTGATGATTGTGGCGGCTCTGGGTGCGGCGGGGTTGGGATGGTGGAAGCAGGAATACGAGCTAATTATCGATGGGGCAGTGTTAATTCTGATTTTTGCGATTAGTGGCGCGCTAGAAGGTTATGCCATGGCGCGCACGGAACGGAGTATTCGCAGTCTGATGAGTCTGACGCCGGATCTGGCTCGATCGATCGTGTCTGGGGTGGAGCGGGAAACACCGATCGATCGCCTGCAAGTTGGAGATATTTTACTGGTTAAGCCGGGGGAATTGATGCCGACAGATGCGATCGTCATTGCTGGTAATAGTACGGTAAATCAGTCGGCAATTACGGGCGAATCGCTGCCAGTGGAAAAATCGATCGGCGATGAAGTTTTTGGCGGTACGCTCAATGGTAATGGTGTCTTGACGCTCAAAGTGCATCAACCGCCTGCAAGTAGCCTAATCCAGCGGATTATTGCGTTAGTCCGACAAGCTCAAACAGCAACTCCCGCTTCGCAAGCATTTATCGAAAAATTTGAACGGGGGTACGCCAAAATAATTGTTGTGGCAGGAGTATTACTGGCAACGCTGCCGCCATTTATCTGGCACTGGGATTGGGAGACAACGATCTATCGTGCCTTGATTTTTTTGGTGGTAGCTTCTCCGTGCGCGCTGATGGCGGCGATTATGCCGACACTATTGTCGGGAATTGCCAATGGTGCCAGACAGGGAATTTTATTTAAAGGTGGGAATACGCTAGAAGCACTCGGCCAAATTAAGGCGGTTGCTTTTGATAAAACGGGGACGCTGACGACGGGTAACTTGGCGGTAGTCGAAATTATTCCCATCGAGCGTGCTACTCCTGAAGAAATTTTGCAACTGGCGGCGGCGGTGGAAAATGGCTCCGAACATCCGATCGGACGCGCGATCGTCATGGCAACACAGGCTCGAAATCTCCCGTTCGACACGGCAACTGAGATGATGGCAAGTCCGGGTCTGGGAATTACCGGGATGCTCTGGCAGCAGCCAATTTCGGTAGGTAAGGCACGATTGATGTCCGCCGAGATTCAATCCAAAATTGCGATTCACCATGCCTTGGTAGACGATATAGCTGCTACGGGTAAAACGATCGTTTGGGTGGCAAGCGGCGATCGGTTATGCGGCGCGATCGCCCTGGCGGATACGTTACGCCCAGAAGCAGTAGAATTAGTCCGACGGTTGCAGCAGATGGGTATCGCCCAAATTATGCTTACTGGCGATCGCGTGGAGAGTGCAAACGCGATCGCGCAACAGGTGGGCATTACGCAGGTACATGCCGATTTATTGCCGGAAGATAAGGTAAATCTGATTCAACAATTACAGTCAAAATATCAAGCTGTGGCGATGGTGGGCGATGGTATTAATGATGCTCCAGCTCTGGCGGCGGCGACGGTTGGAATTGCGATGGGTGTAGCAGGAAGTGATGTGGCTCTAGAGACTGCGGATGTGGTGTTAATGACTGATTCGCTGGATAAATTGGAGCAAGCAATTAAGTTGGGTAGGCGCACGCAGCGGGCGATCGAGCAAAATATTACGTTCGCGCTCTCGTTTATTGTGTTGTTATTAGTCGGTAATTTTATGGGCAATCTTAATATGCCTTTGGGTGTTTTGGGGCATGAAGGCTCGACGGTATTAGTTACGCTTAGTGGATTGCGGTTGTTGCGATAG